One Elusimicrobiota bacterium genomic region harbors:
- a CDS encoding AMP nucleosidase translates to MGDSKSNLTKEALEQIDQYSRDRVGISTLERYTGSSKSEFQPYILLTNFKLYVDIFSEMSKQPLMHGSVMRACHNKKEKISIIDYSVGSPVAALIVELLSFIKPKAVVMLGMCGGLREEYEVGDFFNPVAAIRGEGTSNEYLPSQCPALSSFVIQRVICEELERRSLTYHTGVIHTTNVRFWEFNEDFKKNLLSERVQAIDMECATLFTVGFAKLVPIGALMLISDIPLKKEGIKTNESARVVFEKYTDLHINTGISVLKNMQKIEKKGLGYQF, encoded by the coding sequence GTGGGTGATTCAAAATCAAATTTAACAAAAGAAGCATTGGAACAAATAGACCAATACTCACGGGATAGAGTCGGTATTAGTACACTCGAACGATACACCGGTAGTTCAAAAAGTGAATTTCAGCCGTATATTCTTCTTACAAATTTTAAACTTTACGTAGACATATTCAGTGAAATGTCCAAACAACCGCTTATGCATGGTTCGGTTATGAGGGCCTGTCATAACAAAAAAGAAAAAATATCAATTATTGATTATAGTGTCGGTTCTCCTGTTGCTGCTTTGATTGTAGAATTACTATCTTTTATAAAACCAAAAGCAGTAGTTATGCTAGGAATGTGCGGGGGTTTAAGGGAAGAGTATGAGGTAGGTGATTTTTTTAATCCTGTTGCGGCGATAAGAGGCGAGGGAACTTCTAACGAATATTTGCCTTCACAATGTCCTGCGCTGAGTTCTTTTGTTATACAACGTGTTATATGTGAAGAATTAGAACGGCGAAGTTTAACCTATCATACCGGTGTCATTCATACAACTAATGTCCGTTTCTGGGAATTTAACGAAGATTTTAAGAAAAATCTATTAAGTGAAAGAGTACAGGCAATTGATATGGAATGTGCAACCTTATTTACTGTTGGATTTGCCAAATTAGTACCGATAGGTGCGCTTATGCTTATATCGGATATTCCTTTAAAAAAAGAAGGTATAAAAACTAACGAGAGTGCAAGAGTCGTGTTTGAAAAATATACTGATTTACATATAAATACCGGTATTTCTGTCTTAAAAAATATGCAGAAAATAGAAAAAAAAGGATTGGGCTACCAATTCTAA
- a CDS encoding TerC family protein produces the protein MVNQTLLWIIFAVVIVEMLLLDLGVFTKKAHEISLKESLKLSVFWVLVALLFNIGIYFLLGMETALKFFAGYLIERSLSVDNLFVFLIIFSYFKVPSKYQHKVLFYGIIGALIIRGIFIFAGIAIIQRFSWAIYLFGVFLIYTGIKMFSKEKKEMHPEKNIILKVFRKLFNTTENYEEDKFFIKRAGKYIATPLLIVVIVIETTDIVFAVDSIPAVLGITNNPFIVYTSNIFAVLGLRALFFALAGIMKMFYFLSYGLSAILIFIGVKMLVSDFYKIPIGIALGVVTAILSFSIIISILKTNERR, from the coding sequence ATGGTTAACCAGACATTATTATGGATTATTTTTGCGGTAGTAATCGTTGAAATGCTTCTTTTGGATTTGGGTGTTTTTACAAAAAAAGCACATGAGATAAGTCTTAAAGAATCATTGAAATTAAGTGTTTTTTGGGTTTTAGTGGCACTTCTCTTTAATATTGGGATTTATTTTTTACTTGGTATGGAAACAGCATTAAAGTTTTTTGCAGGATATCTTATAGAAAGATCTTTGAGTGTAGATAACCTTTTTGTTTTTTTGATAATATTTTCATATTTCAAAGTACCTTCTAAATATCAGCATAAAGTTCTTTTTTATGGTATTATAGGAGCGCTAATTATAAGAGGTATTTTTATATTTGCAGGTATAGCAATAATTCAAAGATTTAGCTGGGCGATATATTTATTCGGTGTTTTTTTAATTTATACCGGAATTAAAATGTTTTCTAAAGAGAAAAAAGAGATGCATCCTGAGAAAAATATAATTCTGAAAGTATTCCGTAAATTATTTAACACTACTGAAAATTACGAAGAAGATAAGTTTTTTATAAAAAGAGCAGGAAAGTATATTGCTACTCCTTTACTGATAGTTGTAATTGTTATTGAAACCACCGATATTGTTTTTGCAGTTGATTCTATACCTGCCGTTTTAGGAATTACAAACAATCCGTTTATTGTTTATACATCAAACATCTTTGCTGTTTTGGGGTTGAGGGCATTGTTTTTCGCACTTGCCGGAATTATGAAAATGTTTTACTTTCTTAGCTATGGACTTTCAGCTATCCTTATATTCATAGGAGTAAAGATGTTGGTATCTGATTTTTATAAAATTCCCATTGGGATTGCTTTGGGTGTAGTAACGGCAATCCTTTCTTTTTCTATAATTATTTCAATTTTAAAAACAAACGAGCGGAGGTAA
- a CDS encoding TMEM165/GDT1 family protein, with protein MDWKIFFTSFGMIFLTEMGDKTQLANLSLVSKSKMPYLVFCASVLGYALATILAIVFGEVIYKLVPQHYIQIASGCFFVVIGVLILLGVI; from the coding sequence ATGGATTGGAAAATATTTTTTACTAGTTTTGGAATGATATTTTTAACAGAAATGGGCGATAAAACGCAGCTTGCTAATCTTTCCCTTGTTTCAAAGTCAAAAATGCCGTATCTTGTATTTTGTGCATCTGTTTTAGGTTATGCTCTTGCAACGATTCTTGCTATTGTTTTTGGTGAAGTAATCTATAAGTTGGTTCCTCAACACTACATTCAGATTGCGTCAGGTTGTTTTTTTGTTGTTATTGGCGTTTTGATACTGTTAGGTGTAATTTAA